A genomic window from Punica granatum isolate Tunisia-2019 chromosome 2, ASM765513v2, whole genome shotgun sequence includes:
- the LOC116193479 gene encoding transcription factor KUA1-like isoform X1 yields MGRKCSHCGNIGHNSRTCSSYRALVSPSSAAFPSNNCGIRLFGVHLDLSSSSSNSSSASPSTPSASPSPSSSSSSIAIANNMKKSFSLASLSPSHVSNSDDNKIPAGYLSDGLAGRSQDKRKGVPWTEEEHRTFLIGLKRLGRGDWRGISKNYVTTRTPTQVASHAQKYFLRQACLDKKKRRSSLFDMVTSNDTTRNQKPDYPRSLNQQNISSTLPFFGSISPLQKLHLRRIKPEPSNAVDPDLELSLAAPPGPLEGRKNAPAAATGCLFIGSIRVT; encoded by the exons ATGGGCAGGAAGTGTTCTCACTGCGGGAACATAGGGCACAACTCCAGGACCTGCAGCAGTTACAGAGCTCTTGTTTCACCTTCTTCAGCTGCTTTTCCTAGCAATAATTGTGGGATTAGGCTCTTTGGAGTCCACCTTGacttgtcttcttcttcttctaattCTTCTTCAGCTTCCCCTTCTACTCCTTctgcttctccttctccttcttcctcctcctcctccattgCCATTGCCAACAACATGAAGAAGAGCTTCAGCTTGGCCTCTCTGTCTCCCTCTCATGTCTCCAACTCCGATGACAATAAGATCCCGGCCGGGTATCTCTCAGATGGGCTCGCCGGCAGATCCCAAGACAAGAGAAAAG GAGTTCCATGGACAGAGGAAGAGCACAGGACATTCTTGATAGGGCTTAAGAGGCTTGGGAGGGGAGATTGGAGAGGTATCTCTAAGAACTACGTCACCACCCGGACTCCTACCCAGGTTGCTAGCCACGCCCAGAAGTACTTCCTCCGACAGGCGTGCCTCGACAAGAAGAAGCGCCGCTCCAGCCTCTTCGATATG GTAACGAGTAACGACACTACCAGGAATCAAAAACCCGATTATCCTCGTTCTCTAAACCAACAGAACATCTCGTCCACACTTCCCTTCTTCGGATCCATCAGTCCGTTGCAGAAGTTACATCTCCGTAGGATCAAACCCGAGCCATCAAATGCTGTGGATCCCGATCTGGAGCTGAGTCTTGCTGCTCCTCCAGGGCCTTTAGAAGGAAGGAAGAATGCACCAGCAGCAGCTACTGGGTGTCTCTTTATTGGTTCAATTAGGGTGACCTAA
- the LOC116193479 gene encoding transcription factor KUA1-like isoform X2 yields MGRKCSHCGNIGHNSRTCSSYRALVSPSSAAFPSNNCGIRLFGVHLDLSSSSSNSSSASPSTPSASPSPSSSSSSIAIANNMKKSFSLASLSPSHVSNSDDNKIPAGYLSDGLAGRSQDKRKGVPWTEEEHRTFLIGLKRLGRGDWRGISKNYVTTRTPTQVASHAQKYFLRQACLDKKKRRSSLFDMVIWQSFVIEKCSLFSSICR; encoded by the exons ATGGGCAGGAAGTGTTCTCACTGCGGGAACATAGGGCACAACTCCAGGACCTGCAGCAGTTACAGAGCTCTTGTTTCACCTTCTTCAGCTGCTTTTCCTAGCAATAATTGTGGGATTAGGCTCTTTGGAGTCCACCTTGacttgtcttcttcttcttctaattCTTCTTCAGCTTCCCCTTCTACTCCTTctgcttctccttctccttcttcctcctcctcctccattgCCATTGCCAACAACATGAAGAAGAGCTTCAGCTTGGCCTCTCTGTCTCCCTCTCATGTCTCCAACTCCGATGACAATAAGATCCCGGCCGGGTATCTCTCAGATGGGCTCGCCGGCAGATCCCAAGACAAGAGAAAAG GAGTTCCATGGACAGAGGAAGAGCACAGGACATTCTTGATAGGGCTTAAGAGGCTTGGGAGGGGAGATTGGAGAGGTATCTCTAAGAACTACGTCACCACCCGGACTCCTACCCAGGTTGCTAGCCACGCCCAGAAGTACTTCCTCCGACAGGCGTGCCTCGACAAGAAGAAGCGCCGCTCCAGCCTCTTCGATATG GTGATTTGGCAATCCTTCGTAATTGAAAAGTGTTCTCTCTTCTCGAGCATATGCAGGTAA